Part of the Heptranchias perlo isolate sHepPer1 chromosome 20, sHepPer1.hap1, whole genome shotgun sequence genome is shown below.
tatttcaccacattcttcaactgctctctgaatttagtctgtgtcacggcataaatacaagtgttcgtGCAGCAACTCAGAAGCTGAAGCATGAGTCCTATTTCTTGTACAAAGGAATGTAGATATACAGAAGAATACCCTAAATAATATATCCGGTTGCATATAGAAAACACCATATACAGCGCCCAAAACAGTATAAAGTTTCctgagataacaaacagtaaaatgatggacttccttcggttctccatctctgggtctctgggattctccccactgctgttgcctctgagtctcctgcgggctctgctggccactaagaTGTGCCTGACGGTTAAGGCATTGAGCagtagaatcagaacaaatgggacccccggagtgaggatataataaAGGAGTTCGATTGCTGCCCACACACGTGAATACAGAAAATTGAGTGTTACATCACAAAACCAGGGTTCATTGACAAGCATATACCGACCCgtgaacataaagtaccagaaaataTTCTTCAAACAGCTCAGTACAGTTACggttccgagaaccacagccgccgttctttccgtgcaatatttagttttcagcttttggcaacaaatggccacaaatcgatcaaaggtgaaagtgacggtgaaccagacagaacagtctgtggctgcgaaaagcaggacggcgtggatattacacacaggAATGGACCGTTTCACGAACTGAAAGTGAAACATATAAGCAATCGGAATCTGCCTGAGTATCAgatcggtgataacgaccagtagatccgcctctgccatcgccaccaggtagcgagtgacacatttcgagagaccgcactttccccgagacatgATCAGAATCGTcaataagttaactgtaaggaagatAAATAAACAAGGAAATTATTCATGAGGctcggaccccctgtaaatattagtgccttcTCTTGACCCCCTGTAGATAtaagtgccgtctctggattcctgtaaatattagtgccgtctctggattcctgtaaatattagtgccttcTCTTGACCCCCTGTAGATAtaagtgccgtctctggattcctgtaaatattagtgccgtctctggattcctgtaaatattagtaccgtctctggattcctgtaaatattggtgccatctttggatcccctgtaaatattagcaccatctctgggttcctgtaaatattagtaccgtctctggattcctgtaaacaTTAGCACCATTTCTAGATCCGCTCGAAATATTAGTAgtgtctctggatctcctgttaaaattagcaccatctctggatcccctgtaaataacagTACTGTCTcttgatcccctttaaatattagtaccatctctggatcccctgtaaatattagtactatatCTTGATCCCACTGCAATTATTATTACTGCCTCTGGatcaactgtaaatattagttctgaCTCTGCAtcgccagtaaatattaatacattctctatatctttctgtaaatattagtatcatcttTGGAcccaatgtaaatattagtaccgtctctggacccaatGTAAATATGAGTAACAGCTCTGGATTCTCTGTCAATTGTAGTGCTGTCtcttgatcccctgtaaatattcgtgtcGTCTGTGGATCCCGTGTAGATAATAGTACCGtcgctggatcccttgtaaatattagtaacgtcactggatcccctgtaaatattactaccatctctggatcccctgtaaatattagtaccatctatggattccctgtagatattagtaccatctatggattccctgtagatattagcgccgcctctggatcccctgtaaatataatcACCATctcgggatcccctgtaaatatttatgcTATCTCtgtatctcctgtaaatattcgtgccgcctctggaccctctgtaaatattagtaccgcctctggatcccctgtaaatatttgtactatCTATGAATTTCCTGTAAACATTCGtgccgtctctggaacccctgtaaatattagcaccatctctggatcccctgtaaatacttacACACCCCAAGGACACATTGTAACTTAAATCTCACATTCAGAAAACCTGCGTGAATATATTTCCCACTCCTGTTCCCCGTATCAATATATCTCCCATCGCGGGTACCGCCTCTAAATATTAAGCTCGATATAGATACTTACCAGGCGCACCAACAGCAGCGAGTGTTGGACAGGGAATGACAAGAACAGTAATAAAGAGAAAAATGTTTCAtagaattaataactggatacagagacttaccaggaacaccaacagcaaCGAGGAGAGGATAATAAATTACTTTTATCCCCATAAGCGCATAAAATATCCACCACTCTATTGATATTGAATCATAATCGTCATGCAGATATTGAAAAACCCAGAATGGACTAgaccaatctattgttctcagattccgacccattgttgtaatattccaatctattgttctcagattccgacccattgttgtaataTTCCAATCCATtattctcagattccgacccattgttgtaacattccaatctattattctcagattccgacccattgttgtaacattccaatctattgctcTTCGATTCCCATCTCTGCTTTCCCTTTCTGTAGAGCCGCTGATCTCTGTTAGTGCCGGAGGTTATGCTCCAACTGACACTATGGGAGAACATGTTGAAAGAAGTCTATTATTTATAGCAGAGAGAAACACTTCAATGACACAATTAGGGCCGATGGAGAC
Proteins encoded:
- the LOC137335983 gene encoding probable G-protein coupled receptor 139, whose protein sequence is MGRNLRIMDWNITTMGRNLRTIDWNITTMGRNLRTIDWSSPFWVFQYLHDDYDSISIEWWIFYALMGIKVIYYPLLVAVGVPVNLLTILIMSRGKCGLSKCVTRYLVAMAEADLLVVITDLILRQIPIAYMFHFQFVKRSIPVCNIHAVLLFAATDCSVWFTVTFTFDRFVAICCQKLKTKYCTERTAAVVLGTVTVLSCLKNIFWYFMFTGRYMLVNEPWFCDVTLNFLYSRVWAAIELLYYILTPGVPFVLILLLNALTVRHILVASRARRRLRGNSSGENPRDPEMENRRKSIILLFVISGNFILFWALYMVFSICNRIYYLGYSSVYLHSFVQEIGLMLQLLSCCTNTCIYAVTQTKFREQLKNVVKYPFTVIVNFIK